GTACGAAAGCATTGATGAAGAACAGCTCTGGAAAAATCTAGAGAATTTCTTGAAGCAGATTATTCCTGTTGCAGAACAGAATGATATCAAAATGGCAATCCATCCGGATGATCCGCCGTGGGGTATCTTTGGTCTGCCGCGTGTAATCACCAACAAAGAAAATTTAAAGCGTTTCATTTCGTTGGTGGACAGCCCCTCTAACGGTGTAACTTTCTGTACCGGTTCTTTGGGCGTAAATCCCGATAATGATTTGTGCGATATGATTCATATGCTTTCGGGCAGAATTCCGTTTGCACATCTTAGAAATATCAAGATTACCGGTAATCTTGACTTTGAAGAATCTGCACATCCTTCGAAGAATGGTTCGCTGGATATGGTTGCAATCGTGAAAGCACTGAAAGACAGCGGCTTTGACGGTTATATTCGTCCCGACCACGGCAGAATGATTTGGGATGAAACTGGCAGACCCGGCTACGGTCTTTATGACAGAGCATTGGGCGCAATGTATACCTATGGTATTTGGGAAGCTCTTGAAAAGGCAGGTAAATAAGTATGAAAAATTTTTTAGACGATAATTTCCTTTTGCAGACCGAAACGGCACAAAAGCTCTATCACGAATACGCAAAGGAAATGCCGATTTTTGATTATCATTGCCATTTGTCTCCAAAAGAAATTTATGAAGACAAAACCTATACCAATATTACCGAAATCTGGCTGTACGGCGATCATTACAAGTGGCGCTTTATGCGCTCCAGCGGTGTGCCGGAAGAACTCTGTACCGGTAACGGATCGGATTACGATAAGTTTATGGCTTACGCTAAAGCTGTCCAGTATGCCATCGGTAATCCGCTTTACCATTGGTCGCATCTGGAATTACAGCGCTTTTTCGATATTGATTTGGTGCTGAACGAAAAGAATGCTCCGGAAATCTGGGAAAAAGCAAACAAGAAGATTAATGAGGGCGGTTTCTCTGCCAGAAAGCTGATTGAACAGTCAAATGTTGACTGCATCGGTACCACCGATGACCCGGCTGATTCTTTGGAATATCATTTCCTGCTTCAGAAAGATGACAGCTTTAAAACGCGCGTTGTTCCGACCTTCCGTCCGGATAACGCAGTTAATATTGAAAAAACGACCTTTGCAGATTACATCAAAACTTTGGGTGCTTCCTATGACAAAGAGATTCAATCATTTGAAGACCTGAAGACGGTTCTTAGTCTTGCTTTGGACAGATTTGCTCTGGCGGGCTCTAAAATTTCCGACCATGCATTCGAGACCATTCCGAATGTGCCTGGCACGGAAGCGGAAGCGGATGTAATTTTGAAAAAAGCATTAAACGGAGAAGCGGTTTCCGAAAAGGAAGTAGAGCTTTATAAAACCGTTCTGATGCTGTTCTTCGGTAAGGAATATGCAAAACGCGAATTTGTGATGCAGTTACATATTGGTGCAATGCGTAACAACAACACAAGAATGTTTAATAAATTAGGTCCCGATACCGGTTACGATTCTATTCATGACCTGGAAGTGGCAAAAAAACTTTCCAGACTGTTAGATGCGCTTGCAACCGATGATTTGTTACCTAAGACCATTCTTTACACATTAAATCCCAAGGACAATTTTGTTCTCGGTACCATGCTTGGCAACTTCCAGGGTGACGGTATCCGCGGTAAAATTCAGTTTGGTTCTGCATGGTGGTTTAATGATCACAAAGACGGCATGGAACAGCAGATGCAGGATCTGGCAAATCTTGGTTGTCTTGCAGCTTTTGTCGGTATGCTTACAGACTCGCGAAGCTTCCTTTCGTATCCGCGTCACGAGTATTTCAGACGCATTCTCTGTAACATCTTAGGCAACTGGGTAGAAAACGGGGAGTTTCCGGCAGATTGGGATACTTTAAAGCAAATTGTGCAGGATATCTGCTTTAACAATGCGAAAAACTATTTTAAAATGTAAGGAGTTTCAATATGTATAAAGTTCCTTTTAATATTGATATTAAGGACAAGGTTGTAGTAGTAACCGGTGGTGGCGGTGTGCTTTGTGGTGAATTCGCGAAAGCACTTGCAACCCAGGGTGCAAAAATTGCAATCCTTGACTTGAATGAAGAAAAAGCAAAGGAAGTGGCTTCTGAAATCACAGCGGACGGAGGCACTGCTATCGGTGTTGCGGCGAACGTGCTTTCCAAGGATAGCTTAGATGCTGCAAAGAAAACCGTAAACGAAGTATTTGGTCCTTGTGACATCTTAATCAATGGTGCAGGTGGCAACAATCCCAAAGGCACAACCGATAAAGAATACTTCGATGCTGAAGACCTTGATAAGGAAGATGTAAAAACCTTCTTTGATTTAGATGAAGCAGGTGTTCGCTTCGTGTTTGACTTAAACTTCATGGGTACCCTTTTAACCACGCAGGCTTTTGCGCTGGATATGATTAACCGTGATGGTGTTATTGTAAACGTATCTTCCATGAATGCGTTTACGCCTTTAACAAAAATCCCGGCATACAGCGGTGCTAAGGCTGCAATTTCCAACTTTACCCAGTGGCTTGCGGTGCATTTTTCCAAGTCTAAAATCCGTGTAAACGCAATTGCACCCGGTTTCTTTGTGACCGAACAGAACAGAGCGCTTCTGATGGATGCAGACGGAAACTTTACTGACCGCTCCAAGAAAATTTTGTCTCAGACTCCCGTGGACAGATTCGGCGAAAAACAGGAACTTATTGGTACACTTTTATATCTTGTTTCCAATGAAGCATCCGGCTTTGTAAATGGTGTTATCATTCCTGTTGACGGCGGTTTTTCTGCTTATAGTGGTGTATGATTTTTTAAGTGCAGGCCGTTTTAGACTTGCACTTTCTTTATTTCTGTGTTATACTTTAAGCGCAAAGTATTAAATTGGTTATTTATGGAATAATAAAGACATGGTTTTTATTAAAAAGGAGGAGCGTGTGTTTATGAAAATAAAAAGATATCTTTCGGTTGCGTTGTGTGTCTTGTTGATGCTTACGTTGCTGGCTTGCACTGACAAGGGTGAAGAAGCTTCTGTATGGGAAGATGCAACGTATACCGAAGACCAAAGCTTTGGAAAAGGCAATAAGAAATTTGAACTGGAAGTGGAAGCAGAAGGAAAATCTGTTGTGTTTACCATCAAAACCAACGCCGAATTTTTGGGTGAAGCGCTTGCTGAACACAAACTTGTAGACGGGGACGATGGTCCTTATGGCCTTTATATTAAAAAGGTGAACGGTATTCTGGCAGACTATGATAAAAATGGTGCATACTGGGGCTTTTATCAGGATGGAGAATATATGACGACCGGTGCGGACGAAACATTAATACAAAGTGGTGCAAAGTATAAGGTTGTTTATGAGAAACAATAAATTTTGTCTTTCAATCCGTGAGATGGTTTTGTTTTCCATGCTTGCAGGGCTGATGTTTTGCTCCAGAGTTGTTCTCGCACCCCTTGCGAACATTCATCTTGTCGGTGTATTGACCATGACTTACACGGTTGCTTTCCGAAGCAAAGCGCTTGTTCCGATTTACCTTTATATTTTCCTGGAAGGCTTGTTTGGCGGCTTTTCCGCATGGTGGTTGCCGTATCTTTATGTGTGGACGGTGTTGTGGGGCGCAACAATGTTGCTTCCGCCCAATATACGCCCGCAGTTTGCGCGGGTTGTTTATCCGTTAATTTGTGCACTGCACGGATTTTTGTTCGGTATCTTGTATGCACCGGCGCAGGCTCTTCTTTTCGGGCTTTCGTTTGAGGAAATGGTTGCGTGGGTGATTGCAGGACTTCGTATGGACATCACACACGGCATCGGAAACCTGGTTTTAGGAACACTTGTTTTACCCCTTTCTGTATATCTTAAGAAAATGCAAACACAAAGATGATATCTTTGTGTTTCTTTTTTATAAAAAATCTCTTTTTTTGACAAAAGTTCGTTGACTTTTTATGAAAAATATATTATAATAATGTAGTGAGTGTTACTATGTGAACTCATAGGATAAATCATTCTTGCAACTGACGGATTTGTGGGGAAAACCACGGGGGAGCAAGAAGGTTCAATTGTCGACCGTCTGGGCAGCCTTATCCGTTTTATGCGGATAAGTCCGCCCTTTTTTAAATTTGTGCAGGGAAAATTTAGCAAATGGAGGAAATGAAAATGAAAAAAGTTGGAATTATCATGGGAAGCGACAGCGATTTGCCGGTAGTTGAAAAGGCAATCACAACACTGAAAGATTTAGAAATTCCTTTTGAAGTGCATGTATATTCTGCGCACCGTACACCGCTTGAAGCTAAAGCATTTTCTGAAAATGCAAGAGAAAACGGATTTGGTGCAATTATAGCCGCAGCGGGTAAAGCTGCACACCTTGCAGGTGCGATTGCGGCAAACACAACCTTGCCTGTAATCGGTATTCCCGTAAAATCTTCTACCTTGGACGGCTTGGATGCATTACTTTCCACCGTTCAGATGCCCGGCGGTATTCCGGTTGCAACCGTTGCCATTGACGGCGCACAAAACGCAGCACTGCTTGCGGCACAGATTTTAAGTGTGGAAGACAAAGTGCTGGCTGAAAAATTGGATGCTCAAAGAAAAGCATCTACAAAAACGGTTCTTGAAAAGAACAAAGCAATCGAAGACAAGTATAACGCATAATTAATTCTTACAACAGGATCGGAGGGAAATATGGGCGGTTTTTTTGGAACAATCAGTAAGCATGATGCCATTGCCGATGTGTTTTTTGGTACAGACTACCACTCGCATTTAGGCACAAGACGTGGCGGTATTGCAGCTTGGGATAATGAGCGTGGCTTACAAAGAGATATTCATAACATCGAAAATTCACCTTTCAGAACAAAGTTTGATAAAGTTTTTGAGGAAATGAAAGGTAACTCTGCAATCGGAATTATCAGTGATAGCGACCCGCAACCTCTATTAATTAAATCAAATATCGGGACATATGCTATCGTTTTCATCGGCAGAATCAATAATTCGCAGGAGTTAATTGATAAATATCTTGCCCGTGGCGGTCATTTTACGGTTATGACCGGTGGTGTCGTAAACTCTACCGAGTTGGTGGCGGCACTTATCAATCTTAAAGATAGTTTTACCGAAGGCATTCAGTTTGCGCAGGACGTAATTGACGGAACAACATCTATTTTGATTTTAAAAGAAGGCGGAAAGCTGATTGCGGCAAGGGACAAGCTGGGCAGACTTCCGATTATGATTGGTAAAAGCGAAGATGGATATGCGGTATCCTTTGAATCCTTTGCATATAAAAAGCTTGGCTACACCGATGAAAAAGAACTTGGACCCGGTGAAATTGTAGAAATCACCTTAGATGGGGTAACGCAGCTTGCAAAGCCGGGCAAGGAAATGCGCATCTGTTCTTTTCTTTGGTCGTACTACGGCTTTTCCAATTCAAATTATGAAGGCGTTAACGTAGAAACTATGCGATATCGAAATGGCGAAATTATGGCAAGAGCCGACAAGGAACACAAAAACGCAGAGAATGTTGATTATGTCAGCGGTGTGCCGGACTCGGGTACACCACATGCCATCGGCTATGCCAACGAAAGCCATATACCTTTTGCAAGACCATTTATAAAATATACACCCACATGGCCGCGTAGCTTTATGCCTTCGCACCAGAGTGAAAGAATTAAGATTGCCAAAATGAAGCAAATCCCGGTGCACGAACTGATAGAGGGCAAAAATCTTTTGTTTGTAGATGATTCTATTGTTCGTGGCACGCAGTTGAAAGAAACAGTTGATTTCCTGTATGACAACGGTGCAAAATCAGTACACATGCGTTCCGCTTGTCCACCGATTATGTATAGCTGTAAATATTTGAATTTCTCCAACAGTACCGGTGAAATGGATTTGATTGCAAGACGAACCATTATGGAACTTGAAGGAGAAGAAGGTTTTAAATATATCAGTGAATACAGCGATGCAAAAACCGAACGTGGTAAAAACTTGCGAAAAGCTATTTGCGAGAAATTAAAATTTGCTTCGTTGGAATTTCAGTCCTTAGAGGGGTTGCAGGAAGCAATCGGAGTGGAACCGTGTAAACTCTGCACCTATTGCTGGAGTGGTAAAGAATAATACAATTTCCATATAGAAAAGGGAGGCTAAAAAATGAAAAGTTTTAGTGAAAGCTACAAAGAAGCAGGCGTAGATATTACTGCCGGCTACAAAGCAGTTGAATTGATGAAACAGCATATCGCAAGAACACAGACAGCAGGCTCTATGTCTGATATCGGTGGCTTTGGCGGTTTGTTTGAAATGGATTTAACAGGGATTCAAAAACCTGTTCTGGTCAGCGGTACCGATGGTGTTGGTACCAAGCTGAAAATGGCATTTTTAATGGACAAGCATGACACGGTTGGTATTGATTGCGTTGCAATGTGTGTAAACGATATCATTTGCTGCGGTGCAAAACCGTTACTGTTCTTAGACTATATTGCAGTTGGTAAAAACTATCCTGAAAAAATCGCCCAGATTGTTTCTGGTGTAGCTGAAGGCTGTGTACAGTCCGGTGCCGCACTGGTTGGCGGCGAAACAGCCGAAATGCCCGGTTTTTATCCTGTTGATGAATATGACCTTGCAGGTTTTTCTGTGGGTGTTGTAGACAAAGATAAGGTTTTAAACAACAAAACCATCAAAGCAGGCGATGTGATTATCGGTCTTCCCTCAAGTGGCGTACATTCTAACGGCTTTTCGTTGGTTCGCAAAGTGTTTGATGTGGAAAATACCGATATTAAATCCCATGTAGCAGAGCTTGGTGCTTCTATTGGTGAAACACTTCTTACACCTACAAAAATTTATGTAAAGCCTATGCTTGCGTTGTTTGACGCGGTAGAAGTAAAAGCGGTTTCTCATATCACAGGCGGTGGTTTCTATGAAAATATACCGCGCTCCATTCCGAAAGGCTTTAGCGCAAAAATTGAAAAATCTGCAGTAAAAATTCTCCCGATTTTTGATT
This DNA window, taken from Clostridia bacterium, encodes the following:
- the uxuA gene encoding mannonate dehydratase, producing MKMTFRWYGTDDPVTLDHIRQIPVISGVVSAVYSCKVGEVWSREDIAALKKQANDKGLEFEVVESVPVHEDIKLGAPNAQKYIDNYCENIRRLGEAGVKVICYNFMPVFDWLRSDLSRNLADGSNALAYDHKTVLSMDPAKKELSLPGWDESYSKDELQNLLKQYESIDEEQLWKNLENFLKQIIPVAEQNDIKMAIHPDDPPWGIFGLPRVITNKENLKRFISLVDSPSNGVTFCTGSLGVNPDNDLCDMIHMLSGRIPFAHLRNIKITGNLDFEESAHPSKNGSLDMVAIVKALKDSGFDGYIRPDHGRMIWDETGRPGYGLYDRALGAMYTYGIWEALEKAGK
- the uxaC gene encoding glucuronate isomerase encodes the protein MKNFLDDNFLLQTETAQKLYHEYAKEMPIFDYHCHLSPKEIYEDKTYTNITEIWLYGDHYKWRFMRSSGVPEELCTGNGSDYDKFMAYAKAVQYAIGNPLYHWSHLELQRFFDIDLVLNEKNAPEIWEKANKKINEGGFSARKLIEQSNVDCIGTTDDPADSLEYHFLLQKDDSFKTRVVPTFRPDNAVNIEKTTFADYIKTLGASYDKEIQSFEDLKTVLSLALDRFALAGSKISDHAFETIPNVPGTEAEADVILKKALNGEAVSEKEVELYKTVLMLFFGKEYAKREFVMQLHIGAMRNNNTRMFNKLGPDTGYDSIHDLEVAKKLSRLLDALATDDLLPKTILYTLNPKDNFVLGTMLGNFQGDGIRGKIQFGSAWWFNDHKDGMEQQMQDLANLGCLAAFVGMLTDSRSFLSYPRHEYFRRILCNILGNWVENGEFPADWDTLKQIVQDICFNNAKNYFKM
- a CDS encoding SDR family oxidoreductase yields the protein MYKVPFNIDIKDKVVVVTGGGGVLCGEFAKALATQGAKIAILDLNEEKAKEVASEITADGGTAIGVAANVLSKDSLDAAKKTVNEVFGPCDILINGAGGNNPKGTTDKEYFDAEDLDKEDVKTFFDLDEAGVRFVFDLNFMGTLLTTQAFALDMINRDGVIVNVSSMNAFTPLTKIPAYSGAKAAISNFTQWLAVHFSKSKIRVNAIAPGFFVTEQNRALLMDADGNFTDRSKKILSQTPVDRFGEKQELIGTLLYLVSNEASGFVNGVIIPVDGGFSAYSGV
- a CDS encoding DUF4430 domain-containing protein; this encodes MKIKRYLSVALCVLLMLTLLACTDKGEEASVWEDATYTEDQSFGKGNKKFELEVEAEGKSVVFTIKTNAEFLGEALAEHKLVDGDDGPYGLYIKKVNGILADYDKNGAYWGFYQDGEYMTTGADETLIQSGAKYKVVYEKQ
- the purE gene encoding 5-(carboxyamino)imidazole ribonucleotide mutase translates to MKKVGIIMGSDSDLPVVEKAITTLKDLEIPFEVHVYSAHRTPLEAKAFSENARENGFGAIIAAAGKAAHLAGAIAANTTLPVIGIPVKSSTLDGLDALLSTVQMPGGIPVATVAIDGAQNAALLAAQILSVEDKVLAEKLDAQRKASTKTVLEKNKAIEDKYNA
- a CDS encoding amidophosphoribosyltransferase, whose translation is MGGFFGTISKHDAIADVFFGTDYHSHLGTRRGGIAAWDNERGLQRDIHNIENSPFRTKFDKVFEEMKGNSAIGIISDSDPQPLLIKSNIGTYAIVFIGRINNSQELIDKYLARGGHFTVMTGGVVNSTELVAALINLKDSFTEGIQFAQDVIDGTTSILILKEGGKLIAARDKLGRLPIMIGKSEDGYAVSFESFAYKKLGYTDEKELGPGEIVEITLDGVTQLAKPGKEMRICSFLWSYYGFSNSNYEGVNVETMRYRNGEIMARADKEHKNAENVDYVSGVPDSGTPHAIGYANESHIPFARPFIKYTPTWPRSFMPSHQSERIKIAKMKQIPVHELIEGKNLLFVDDSIVRGTQLKETVDFLYDNGAKSVHMRSACPPIMYSCKYLNFSNSTGEMDLIARRTIMELEGEEGFKYISEYSDAKTERGKNLRKAICEKLKFASLEFQSLEGLQEAIGVEPCKLCTYCWSGKE
- a CDS encoding phosphoribosylformylglycinamidine cyclo-ligase, producing MKSFSESYKEAGVDITAGYKAVELMKQHIARTQTAGSMSDIGGFGGLFEMDLTGIQKPVLVSGTDGVGTKLKMAFLMDKHDTVGIDCVAMCVNDIICCGAKPLLFLDYIAVGKNYPEKIAQIVSGVAEGCVQSGAALVGGETAEMPGFYPVDEYDLAGFSVGVVDKDKVLNNKTIKAGDVIIGLPSSGVHSNGFSLVRKVFDVENTDIKSHVAELGASIGETLLTPTKIYVKPMLALFDAVEVKAVSHITGGGFYENIPRSIPKGFSAKIEKSAVKILPIFDLIAKTGNIPERDMFNTFNMGVGMSVVVAKENADKALEILKANGENAYVLGEIIESDEGVVLC